The following proteins come from a genomic window of Oricola thermophila:
- a CDS encoding alpha-D-ribose 1-methylphosphonate 5-triphosphate diphosphatase, with product MNEIRGALAFAVTQSEEIFTNARIVLADEVLDGTVVVRDGRIADIQPGGTAVPAHDLEGDYLTPGLVELHTDHLETHYSPRPGVVWNLMASVQAYDAQIATSGITTVFDCFRMGSDEDGGFQPGEMRKLADALKAAQTKGRLRAEHRIHLRCEVSSHNVLEELDQFRGEELVGLVSLMDHAPGQRQFQTMDKYVLYYQKKRGLNDDEFAEFVKRRQEESARYSDRHRAEIAEHCHAMGIAIASHDDATLDHVAEAIRLGVRLAEFPTTLEAAKASHEAGMSVLMGAPNIVRGGSHSGNIAAIDLARHGILDVLSSDYIPFSLLHSVFVIAHDVETITLPIAMRMVTKTPAEAVGLVDRGEIAIGKRADVVRVHHDPEHSDHVPVVRGVWRAGRRVA from the coding sequence ATGAACGAAATCAGGGGCGCATTGGCCTTCGCCGTGACACAGTCGGAAGAAATTTTCACGAATGCTCGCATCGTCCTTGCCGACGAGGTGCTTGACGGCACCGTTGTCGTGCGGGACGGGCGGATTGCCGATATCCAGCCCGGCGGCACGGCGGTGCCCGCACATGACCTGGAGGGCGACTATCTGACGCCCGGCCTTGTCGAGCTGCATACGGACCATCTGGAAACCCACTACAGCCCGCGCCCCGGCGTTGTCTGGAACCTGATGGCATCCGTGCAGGCGTATGACGCGCAGATCGCCACGTCCGGCATCACAACGGTGTTCGATTGCTTCCGCATGGGATCGGACGAGGACGGCGGCTTCCAGCCGGGCGAGATGCGAAAGCTGGCGGACGCGCTGAAGGCGGCGCAGACGAAGGGTCGGCTGCGCGCTGAACACCGCATCCACCTGCGCTGCGAGGTGTCGTCCCACAACGTGCTCGAGGAACTCGACCAGTTCCGTGGCGAGGAACTGGTCGGTCTTGTCTCGCTGATGGATCATGCGCCGGGGCAGAGGCAGTTCCAGACAATGGACAAGTATGTCCTCTACTACCAGAAGAAGCGTGGCCTGAACGATGACGAGTTCGCGGAGTTCGTGAAGCGCAGGCAGGAGGAATCGGCACGCTATTCCGACAGGCATCGCGCGGAAATCGCTGAACACTGCCATGCAATGGGCATCGCCATCGCCTCGCATGACGACGCCACGCTGGATCATGTGGCGGAAGCGATCCGGCTCGGTGTCAGGCTGGCGGAATTCCCGACCACCCTCGAGGCTGCGAAGGCTTCGCACGAGGCGGGCATGAGCGTGCTCATGGGGGCGCCCAACATTGTGCGCGGCGGCTCGCATTCGGGCAATATCGCGGCAATCGATCTGGCGAGGCACGGAATTCTGGATGTGTTGTCCTCGGACTATATCCCGTTCAGCCTGCTGCATTCGGTCTTCGTCATCGCGCATGACGTCGAGACGATCACGTTGCCGATAGCAATGCGCATGGTCACCAAGACGCCGGCCGAGGCTGTCGGATTGGTGGACCGCGGCGAGATCGCGATCGGCAAGCGCGCGGATGTCGTTCGGGTCCATCATGACCCCGAACACTCGGATCATGTGCCCGTGGTGCGCGGTGTCTGGCGCGCAGGTCGCCGCGTGGCGTGA
- the phnN gene encoding phosphonate metabolism protein/1,5-bisphosphokinase (PRPP-forming) PhnN has product MAMPGEQGCFIAVVGPSGSGKDTIINWLRPRLAADARVMFVRRAVTRDADGATEDHDSLDRETFDREEEAGRYAVCWNAHGLRYGLPAAALRHVERGGIAIGNGSRRALREIELVFGNLLVVSLKVDRDVLARRLAGRGRETTEEIARRLARSELALPVACRVVEIDNSGPVDRAGEAFLALIENEFGLGTVRPA; this is encoded by the coding sequence ATGGCGATGCCAGGAGAGCAGGGCTGCTTCATCGCCGTTGTCGGGCCGAGCGGATCCGGCAAGGATACGATCATAAACTGGCTGAGGCCGAGACTGGCGGCGGACGCGCGGGTGATGTTCGTGCGCCGCGCCGTGACCCGCGATGCAGACGGCGCGACCGAGGATCACGACTCGCTTGATCGGGAAACCTTCGATCGTGAGGAGGAGGCCGGGCGCTATGCCGTCTGCTGGAACGCACATGGCCTTCGCTATGGCCTTCCCGCCGCGGCCCTCCGTCATGTCGAACGCGGCGGCATAGCAATCGGCAACGGATCGCGTCGAGCGCTGCGCGAAATCGAACTGGTATTCGGAAATCTTCTGGTCGTCAGCCTGAAGGTGGACAGGGATGTCCTCGCGCGGCGGCTTGCAGGGCGGGGGCGCGAAACAACCGAAGAGATCGCAAGGCGGCTGGCACGCAGCGAACTGGCCCTGCCGGTTGCCTGCCGCGTGGTCGAGATCGACAATTCGGGCCCTGTCGATCGGGCTGGCGAGGCTTTCCTGGCGCTGATTGAGAATGAATTCGGCCTGGGAACCGTCCGACCGGCCTAG
- a CDS encoding Lrp/AsnC family transcriptional regulator, whose product MDDTRPEGNRLDRYDRRIIAILESEGRLPVTELARRVGLSKSPCQVRLKRLIEDGYILGFKAVLDMAKMGREHVAFTEVKLSDTTERALADFNAAVKRIPEVEQCHMIAGPFDFLLKVRTRDIAAYRRVLGEAISSLPHVSNTSTYVSMQAVKDGPLPED is encoded by the coding sequence ATGGATGATACAAGACCGGAAGGCAATCGACTTGACCGATACGATCGACGCATCATAGCCATCCTTGAATCCGAGGGGCGCCTGCCGGTGACGGAGCTCGCCCGCCGCGTCGGCCTTTCCAAGAGCCCCTGCCAGGTGCGTCTGAAACGGTTGATCGAGGATGGTTACATCCTCGGCTTCAAGGCCGTGCTCGACATGGCAAAGATGGGCCGCGAACACGTCGCCTTCACCGAAGTGAAGCTCTCCGACACGACGGAACGGGCACTCGCGGATTTCAATGCCGCGGTGAAGCGCATCCCCGAGGTCGAACAGTGCCACATGATTGCGGGGCCGTTCGATTTCCTGCTGAAGGTGCGCACCCGCGACATCGCGGCCTACCGGCGTGTGCTGGGCGAAGCGATTTCGTCCCTGCCGCACGTTTCCAACACCTCGACCTATGTCTCGATGCAGGCAGTCAAGGACGGGCCGCTGCCGGAGGACTAG
- the putA gene encoding bifunctional proline dehydrogenase/L-glutamate gamma-semialdehyde dehydrogenase PutA produces MPIDPISHARRAMRTAHRADEAAIVESLIAGHAPELAIRERSVRRAARLVKAIRAETRPGLMEVFLAEYGLSTEEGVALMCLAEALLRVPDAATIDELIEDKIAPSQWGRHLGRSNSPLVNASTWALMLTGKVLDTENAQGMAGLLHGAVKRLGEPVIRAAVRQAMKELGNQFVLGETIEGAMHRGSAMEAKGYTYSYDMLGEAALTAADAAAYFDAYASAIRAISSGCRSDDIRRNPGISVKLSALHTRYEMAQRERAMEELVPRVADLAAKAAEARMGFNIDAEEADRLDLSLDMIEAVLADERLAGWDGFGVVVQAYGKRAAHVIDWLHALAERLDRRIMVRLVKGAYWDTEIKRAQIDGVADYPVFTRKSASDVSYICCARKLLGLTDRIYPQFATHNAHSVAAILEMAEDRDSFEFQRLHGMGEALHRLVLEGEGTRCRIYAPVGAHRDLLAYLVRRLLENGANSSFVNRIVDETVPVAEIVADPFAAWAKDPTSNPRIRKPADIFLPERGNSRGFDLRNRDDLEEIEAARAPFRTERFRAEPMLGSAFGRDRPVREIRNPADPADIAGEVADADGADVEAALDAGRDWSHCSPEKRAEVLRRAGELYERDFGAIFALLAREAGKTLPDAVGELREAVDFLQYYANQAGALKAPPRGLFACISPWNFPLAIFTGQIAAALAAGNGVLAKPAEQTPLIAARAVKLMHEAGVPRDVLQLLPGDGATVGAALTSDPRVDGVCFTGSTETAQAINRAMARHLAPDAPLIAETGGLNAMIVDSTALPEQAVRDIVASAFQSAGQRCSALRVLYLQEDVADGVLEMLFGAMDELRAGDPWALATDTGPVIDEEARRGIVGYIEKARLENRLLKELEKPIRGTFVAPTVIRVNGIGDLEREIFGPVLHVATFRVAEIDQVVADINACGYGLTFGLHSRIDDRVEHITSRLRVGNIYINRNQIGAVVGSQPFGGEGLSGTGPKAGGPHYLSRFVRTGIRVSTVRPAEAADAGVVQAQLDRLRPDRHRVLSTRDMPGVTGESNRLSDFPRGVVLCLGPSAEDAEAQAELAKGRGCVPLIATGLDHAALSTLSGFDAVMLWGGEDDLRAARIALAKREGPLIPLIAEADPAVRLILERHVCIDTTAAGGNAALLAANA; encoded by the coding sequence ATGCCGATTGATCCCATATCCCACGCCCGTCGGGCCATGCGGACAGCGCATCGTGCCGACGAGGCAGCCATCGTTGAAAGCTTGATCGCCGGACATGCGCCGGAACTTGCGATAAGGGAACGGTCTGTGCGGCGCGCCGCCCGGCTGGTCAAAGCGATCCGCGCGGAAACGCGTCCCGGCTTGATGGAGGTGTTCCTCGCCGAATACGGGCTTTCGACCGAGGAGGGCGTCGCGCTAATGTGCCTGGCCGAGGCACTGTTGCGTGTACCGGATGCCGCGACGATAGACGAACTCATCGAGGACAAGATTGCGCCGTCACAATGGGGGCGCCATCTCGGGCGGTCCAATTCCCCGCTGGTAAACGCTTCAACCTGGGCGCTGATGCTGACCGGCAAGGTGCTGGATACGGAGAACGCGCAAGGCATGGCCGGCTTGCTGCACGGTGCAGTGAAAAGGCTCGGCGAACCGGTGATCCGTGCCGCGGTTCGCCAGGCGATGAAGGAACTCGGCAACCAGTTCGTGCTCGGCGAAACCATCGAGGGAGCGATGCATCGCGGCTCGGCGATGGAGGCGAAAGGCTATACCTATTCCTATGACATGCTGGGGGAGGCGGCGCTGACCGCGGCTGACGCGGCCGCCTACTTCGATGCATATGCTTCCGCGATCAGGGCCATATCGAGCGGCTGCCGGTCGGATGACATCCGCCGCAACCCGGGCATCTCCGTCAAGCTTTCCGCACTTCATACGCGCTACGAGATGGCGCAGCGCGAGCGTGCGATGGAGGAACTCGTGCCTCGCGTTGCCGACCTGGCCGCAAAGGCCGCGGAAGCTCGCATGGGGTTCAACATCGATGCCGAGGAGGCCGACAGGCTGGATTTGTCGCTCGATATGATCGAGGCCGTGCTGGCCGACGAACGACTTGCCGGCTGGGACGGCTTCGGCGTCGTGGTGCAGGCCTATGGCAAGCGCGCCGCGCACGTTATCGACTGGCTCCATGCGTTGGCGGAAAGGCTCGATCGACGCATCATGGTGCGCCTTGTCAAGGGCGCCTACTGGGACACGGAGATCAAGCGGGCACAGATCGACGGCGTCGCGGACTATCCGGTGTTCACGCGCAAGTCGGCGAGCGATGTCTCCTATATCTGCTGCGCCAGGAAGCTGCTCGGCCTGACCGACCGGATCTATCCGCAGTTCGCAACCCACAATGCCCATAGCGTCGCCGCGATCCTGGAGATGGCCGAAGACAGGGACTCGTTCGAGTTCCAGCGGCTGCACGGCATGGGCGAGGCGCTGCATCGGCTCGTGCTCGAGGGCGAGGGGACGCGCTGCCGCATCTACGCGCCCGTGGGTGCCCATCGCGATCTTCTCGCCTATCTCGTTCGGCGGCTGCTGGAGAACGGCGCCAATTCCTCCTTCGTCAACCGTATCGTCGACGAGACCGTTCCGGTGGCGGAGATCGTCGCAGACCCGTTTGCCGCTTGGGCGAAAGACCCGACGTCCAACCCGCGCATCCGCAAGCCGGCGGACATCTTTCTGCCGGAACGCGGCAATTCGCGCGGCTTCGACCTGCGCAACCGCGACGATCTGGAGGAAATCGAGGCCGCTCGCGCGCCCTTCCGCACGGAGCGTTTTCGCGCGGAGCCCATGCTCGGCAGCGCATTCGGGCGCGACAGGCCCGTGCGCGAGATACGCAATCCGGCCGATCCCGCGGACATCGCCGGCGAGGTCGCGGATGCGGACGGGGCCGATGTGGAGGCGGCGCTGGACGCGGGGCGTGACTGGTCTCATTGTTCGCCGGAAAAGCGTGCCGAAGTGCTGCGCCGGGCAGGGGAGCTTTACGAGCGGGATTTCGGCGCGATCTTCGCGCTGCTGGCCCGCGAGGCCGGCAAGACGCTTCCCGATGCCGTCGGCGAGCTGCGCGAGGCGGTCGATTTCCTGCAATACTACGCCAATCAGGCCGGGGCGCTGAAAGCGCCGCCGCGCGGGCTGTTTGCCTGCATTTCGCCATGGAACTTCCCGCTGGCGATCTTCACCGGCCAGATCGCGGCGGCGCTCGCGGCCGGCAACGGCGTGCTCGCGAAGCCGGCCGAGCAGACGCCTCTGATCGCCGCGCGCGCGGTGAAGCTCATGCACGAGGCCGGCGTCCCGCGCGACGTGCTTCAGCTCCTGCCCGGCGATGGAGCGACGGTCGGTGCGGCACTCACGTCCGATCCGCGCGTCGACGGGGTCTGTTTCACCGGCTCGACGGAGACGGCGCAGGCGATCAACCGGGCGATGGCACGGCATCTTGCGCCCGATGCGCCGCTGATCGCGGAAACGGGCGGGCTGAACGCCATGATCGTCGATTCCACGGCCCTTCCGGAACAGGCCGTGCGCGACATTGTCGCTTCGGCATTCCAGTCCGCGGGGCAGCGCTGCTCGGCGCTGCGTGTGCTTTACTTGCAGGAGGATGTCGCCGACGGTGTGCTGGAGATGCTGTTCGGCGCGATGGACGAGTTGCGCGCGGGCGATCCCTGGGCCCTGGCGACGGATACCGGGCCGGTGATCGATGAGGAAGCCCGCAGGGGGATTGTCGGCTACATCGAAAAGGCAAGGCTCGAGAATCGCTTGCTGAAGGAACTTGAGAAACCGATTCGGGGAACCTTCGTCGCGCCGACGGTTATCCGGGTGAACGGTATTGGCGATCTCGAACGGGAAATATTCGGTCCGGTTCTTCATGTCGCCACGTTCAGGGTGGCGGAGATCGACCAGGTCGTCGCCGATATCAATGCCTGCGGCTACGGGCTGACCTTCGGCCTGCACAGCCGTATCGACGACCGGGTGGAACACATCACGTCCCGGCTCCGGGTGGGCAACATCTATATCAACCGAAACCAGATCGGCGCCGTTGTCGGTTCGCAGCCCTTCGGCGGCGAGGGGCTGTCCGGAACGGGACCCAAGGCCGGCGGCCCGCACTATCTTTCAAGGTTTGTGCGGACCGGGATCCGTGTCTCCACGGTCCGGCCGGCTGAAGCGGCTGACGCCGGCGTTGTGCAAGCGCAACTCGACCGGTTGAGGCCGGATCGGCACAGGGTGCTGTCAACACGTGACATGCCGGGCGTTACGGGTGAATCGAACCGGCTGTCCGATTTTCCGCGCGGGGTTGTGCTGTGCCTCGGGCCGTCGGCGGAGGACGCGGAGGCGCAAGCCGAACTGGCCAAGGGGCGTGGCTGCGTTCCGCTGATCGCCACGGGCCTTGATCACGCGGCACTTTCGACACTTTCGGGTTTCGATGCCGTCATGCTGTGGGGCGGCGAGGATGATCTGCGTGCCGCGCGCATCGCGCTGGCGAAACGGGAAGGACCGCTGATCCCGTTGATTGCGGAGGCCGATCCGGCCGTGCGGCTGATCCTCGAGCGTCACGTCTGCATCGACACGACGGCGGCGGGAGGCAACGCTGCACTGCTCGCGGCGAATGCGTGA
- a CDS encoding D-alanyl-D-alanine carboxypeptidase/D-alanyl-D-alanine-endopeptidase, with translation MRFRLIAVALATLLLPASALAGAKEEIAALAPSALVLVVDENGEELVAQNADKAFVPASVAKIVTAWLAMEVLGGDYRFKTSFYLDADRVLHVRGGGDPFLISEELALLAPQLLEATGKEPFAGMVLDGSYYPADLRIPGIEATDEAYDALNSALAVNFNTIHAVRNGKTVRSAEEQTPITPLAISQFRARGPNGRSRISLTQEDPDISVRYAGELISAFIERAGGSVEGDITVGPVPEGLEPVYVHRQSRPLSEILRQMLIGSNNYIANQIFLEVGASRHGAPVSLEKSLRVAKELLAAHDLAEGIHLVEGSGISRDNSFTARGLAGVLDLFAPHADLMRRTKRGSRYKTGTFSGVRTLAGVAKTSSHGDVRFVISLGGGTGKLRFRLLQAIERGL, from the coding sequence ATGCGGTTTCGCCTGATTGCCGTGGCTTTAGCCACGTTGCTGCTGCCCGCGTCGGCCCTTGCCGGGGCGAAGGAAGAGATCGCGGCGCTTGCGCCGTCGGCACTTGTTCTCGTCGTCGACGAGAATGGCGAGGAACTCGTGGCACAGAACGCGGACAAGGCCTTTGTTCCCGCATCCGTCGCCAAGATCGTCACCGCATGGCTGGCGATGGAAGTGCTGGGCGGCGACTACCGGTTCAAGACGAGTTTCTACCTCGATGCCGACCGGGTTCTCCACGTGCGCGGCGGCGGCGACCCGTTCCTGATTTCCGAGGAACTGGCCCTGCTCGCTCCGCAACTGCTGGAGGCGACAGGCAAGGAGCCGTTCGCCGGCATGGTGCTCGACGGGAGCTACTACCCCGCCGATCTCCGCATCCCCGGCATAGAGGCGACCGACGAGGCCTATGACGCGCTCAACTCGGCGCTCGCGGTCAATTTCAACACCATCCATGCCGTGCGCAACGGCAAGACCGTGCGCTCGGCCGAGGAGCAGACCCCGATCACGCCCCTGGCAATCAGCCAGTTCCGCGCCCGCGGTCCCAACGGTCGAAGCCGTATCAGCCTGACCCAGGAGGATCCCGACATAAGCGTGCGTTATGCCGGAGAACTCATCTCGGCCTTCATCGAACGCGCCGGCGGAAGCGTCGAGGGCGATATAACCGTCGGCCCGGTTCCCGAAGGACTGGAGCCGGTTTACGTGCACCGGCAGTCCCGCCCGCTCTCCGAGATCCTGCGACAAATGCTGATCGGCTCGAACAACTACATCGCAAACCAGATTTTCCTAGAAGTCGGCGCGAGCCGCCACGGCGCCCCTGTCAGCCTCGAGAAATCGCTCCGCGTCGCGAAGGAACTCCTCGCCGCACACGACCTAGCGGAAGGCATTCACCTGGTCGAAGGTTCGGGCATCAGCCGCGACAACAGCTTCACGGCCCGCGGCCTTGCCGGCGTGCTAGACCTGTTTGCCCCGCATGCGGACCTTATGCGGCGAACCAAGCGCGGCTCACGCTACAAGACCGGTACGTTCTCCGGCGTAAGAACCCTCGCGGGAGTGGCCAAGACCTCGAGCCACGGCGATGTGCGTTTTGTGATCTCGCTTGGCGGCGGCACGGGCAAGTTGCGGTTCCGGCTACTGCAAGCCATCGAGCGCGGGCTGTAG
- a CDS encoding acetate/propionate family kinase, translating into MTSGAILTLNAGSSSIKFSIYMAGDEPEERLRGEVEKIGGDNAELAIVRGDGGERRFQIGHVDHRAAMAAILAHSGHALDGETVAGVGHRIVHGGTDFTTPTRLDDATVERLAALEPLAPLHQPHNLAAVRAARSAFPSAVQIACFDTAFHRAHPWVNDTFALPREWYERGVRRYGFHGLSYEYVSGEVARIAPELRHGRVVIAHLGNGASMCAVRDGRSIASTMGFTALDGLPMGTRCGQLDPGVLLYMMDQEKMTPPEISKLLYHESGLKGLSGVSHDMRELEASGRPEAAEAIEYFVFRIRRELGALSATLGGLDALVFTGGIGEHSALVRRKVCENMEWLGIEIDDERNADHALDLAVGRTRVMVVPTDEERVIARAVNNELNAEPDR; encoded by the coding sequence ATGACATCCGGTGCCATCCTGACGCTGAATGCCGGTTCGTCGTCGATCAAGTTCTCGATATACATGGCGGGCGACGAGCCGGAGGAAAGGTTGCGCGGCGAGGTCGAGAAGATCGGCGGGGACAATGCCGAACTGGCCATCGTGCGGGGAGACGGCGGCGAAAGGCGTTTCCAGATCGGCCATGTCGATCACCGGGCAGCGATGGCGGCGATCCTGGCCCATTCGGGCCATGCGCTCGACGGGGAGACAGTTGCCGGTGTCGGCCACCGTATCGTCCATGGCGGTACCGACTTCACCACGCCGACCCGCCTCGACGACGCGACCGTCGAGCGACTGGCCGCGCTGGAACCCTTGGCGCCGCTGCACCAGCCGCACAACCTTGCCGCGGTTCGCGCGGCACGCAGCGCCTTTCCGTCCGCGGTCCAGATTGCCTGTTTCGACACGGCCTTTCACCGCGCACACCCGTGGGTGAACGACACTTTCGCCCTGCCACGCGAATGGTACGAGCGCGGCGTGCGCCGCTACGGTTTCCACGGACTTTCCTACGAATATGTATCCGGCGAGGTGGCACGCATTGCGCCGGAATTGCGCCATGGCCGGGTCGTGATAGCCCATCTCGGCAATGGCGCATCCATGTGCGCGGTACGCGACGGCAGGAGCATCGCCTCCACCATGGGCTTCACCGCGCTGGACGGCCTTCCGATGGGCACGCGCTGCGGCCAGCTCGACCCCGGCGTCCTGCTCTACATGATGGATCAGGAGAAGATGACGCCCCCGGAAATTTCGAAGCTGCTCTACCACGAAAGCGGACTGAAGGGCCTGTCCGGCGTCAGCCACGACATGCGCGAACTGGAGGCATCCGGCCGGCCCGAAGCGGCCGAGGCCATCGAATATTTCGTCTTCCGGATCCGCCGCGAACTGGGCGCGCTTTCGGCAACGCTCGGCGGACTGGATGCGCTCGTGTTCACCGGCGGCATCGGTGAACACTCGGCGCTGGTGCGCCGGAAGGTCTGCGAAAACATGGAATGGCTCGGCATCGAGATCGACGATGAAAGAAACGCCGATCACGCACTCGATCTCGCCGTCGGTCGCACCCGCGTCATGGTCGTTCCGACAGACGAGGAACGGGTGATCGCCCGCGCGGTCAACAACGAGCTGAACGCGGAACCGGACCGTTGA
- a CDS encoding bifunctional enoyl-CoA hydratase/phosphate acetyltransferase codes for MTLYSSTPYSELSVGMEAEIRRLCRAEDFFVFANASGNHNPMHLPREDHDGDGTPDEPVAPSMWVASLFSAVFGNMLPGPGTLYKGQTLRFLDRARAGEELTVKVRLTELKPDRVACFETWIEAEDGRRIVEGVAEVIAPERSVTFDDEDLPGLTVRRHVHFDRLLDLAEPLDPIPTAVVCPEEENALAGALLAAEHTLIRPILIGDSGKIAEVAAQIGADLTGFELLDEPDHDQAAATGVRLIHEGRANALMKGHLHTSRLLRHIVKRDGGLRTGKRLSHVFVMDVPGLDHLLMVTDAAINITPTLEEKVDITQNAIDLGLSLGIEQPKVGILSAIETVNPKIPSTIDAAVLSKMAERGQIKGGLVDGPLAMDNAVDIEAAKTKGIRSLVAGHADILVVPNMEAGNMLAKELTFVAHAEAAGIVMGALCPIILNSRADDDKARLASCAVAALYHEWRKRP; via the coding sequence ATGACGCTCTATTCCAGCACACCATACAGCGAGCTCTCCGTCGGCATGGAGGCGGAAATCCGGCGCCTGTGCCGGGCCGAGGATTTCTTCGTCTTCGCCAACGCTTCCGGCAATCACAACCCGATGCATCTGCCCAGGGAGGACCATGACGGAGACGGCACGCCCGATGAGCCGGTCGCGCCGTCCATGTGGGTCGCCTCGCTGTTTTCCGCGGTTTTCGGCAACATGCTTCCCGGCCCGGGAACACTCTACAAGGGACAGACACTGCGCTTCCTCGACCGCGCCCGTGCGGGCGAGGAGCTGACGGTGAAAGTGCGCCTGACCGAGCTGAAGCCCGACAGGGTCGCCTGCTTCGAAACCTGGATCGAGGCCGAAGACGGCCGCCGGATCGTCGAGGGTGTTGCGGAGGTCATAGCCCCCGAAAGGTCGGTCACTTTCGACGACGAGGACCTCCCCGGCCTGACCGTGCGCCGCCATGTCCATTTCGACAGGCTGCTCGACCTGGCCGAACCGCTCGACCCGATCCCCACCGCGGTCGTGTGCCCCGAGGAGGAAAACGCGCTGGCCGGCGCGCTTCTGGCTGCCGAGCACACGCTGATACGCCCGATCCTCATCGGCGACAGCGGGAAGATCGCCGAAGTGGCCGCGCAGATCGGAGCCGACCTGACCGGTTTCGAACTGCTCGACGAGCCCGACCACGATCAGGCTGCCGCGACCGGCGTCCGGCTGATTCACGAGGGACGTGCCAACGCCCTCATGAAGGGGCATCTGCATACAAGCCGCCTGCTGCGCCATATCGTCAAACGCGACGGCGGACTGCGTACCGGAAAGCGCCTGAGCCATGTCTTTGTCATGGACGTTCCGGGGCTGGACCACCTGCTGATGGTCACCGACGCAGCCATCAACATCACGCCGACACTCGAGGAAAAGGTCGACATCACCCAGAACGCAATCGACCTCGGTCTTTCGCTCGGCATAGAGCAGCCGAAGGTCGGAATCCTCTCGGCCATCGAAACGGTCAATCCCAAGATACCCTCGACCATCGACGCAGCCGTTCTCTCGAAGATGGCCGAGCGCGGCCAGATAAAGGGCGGCCTGGTCGACGGCCCGCTGGCCATGGACAACGCGGTCGACATCGAAGCCGCGAAAACCAAGGGCATACGCTCGCTGGTCGCCGGCCATGCCGATATCCTTGTCGTGCCGAACATGGAAGCGGGCAACATGCTCGCCAAGGAACTGACTTTCGTCGCCCACGCCGAGGCCGCCGGCATCGTCATGGGCGCACTGTGCCCGATCATTCTCAACAGCCGCGCCGACGACGACAAGGCCCGCCTAGCCTCATGCGCGGTCGCCGCGCTCTATCACGAGTGGAGAAAACGGCCATGA